In Algiphilus sp., a single window of DNA contains:
- a CDS encoding TraR/DksA C4-type zinc finger protein, with protein sequence MADAIDRANQLAEEARDAALARTLEASNAAPAEDPFCEDCGGLIPVVRRERLPSATRCVGCQSVHERKSAHYVQR encoded by the coding sequence ATGGCTGACGCCATTGACCGAGCGAACCAGCTCGCCGAGGAAGCGCGCGATGCGGCACTGGCCCGGACGCTGGAAGCGTCGAACGCAGCGCCCGCCGAAGACCCGTTCTGTGAGGACTGCGGCGGGCTGATCCCGGTGGTGCGGCGCGAGCGCCTGCCGTCGGCCACGCGGTGCGTCGGCTGCCAGTCCGTCCACGAGCGCAAGTCCGCGCACTACGTCCAGCGATGA
- a CDS encoding Cro/CI family transcriptional regulator, whose protein sequence is MSTPIESAVGLLGGPAKAAKRLGVTSPTVCQWVSGRRPVPPGRATQIEDLLDGRVTRWELRPDYYGVAPVEDRVA, encoded by the coding sequence ATGTCTACCCCAATCGAATCTGCGGTCGGGTTGCTTGGCGGGCCGGCGAAGGCCGCCAAGCGATTGGGTGTGACCTCTCCGACCGTGTGTCAGTGGGTGTCGGGGCGCCGGCCCGTGCCCCCGGGCAGGGCGACCCAGATCGAGGATCTGCTCGATGGGCGGGTCACGCGTTGGGAACTGCGCCCCGACTACTACGGCGTCGCGCCGGTCGAGGATCGTGTCGCCTGA
- a CDS encoding DUF5906 domain-containing protein, which produces MSWENYDAVLDQLRGAGLIVSELGIGRMVRCQVEGEGREKKGWYILHELHGGAGETMLVGSCGVWRGDDNGAQRIAPKGKPMSPEQRAALKEQQRQDSRRIEAARAREAKEAADRARRVWARQSSEGDHPYLRKKQISPEGVKFTDSGSMLVPVHEVGGRVVGLQVYRLPDAAEQRGRPEKDFWPRGLAMKGNMCLLGAPDWIILVVEGYATARSLRVATGLPVAVAFNAGNLMPVAKALRRRYKRARILVCADDDQFAKCHSCKGRVDLAAHPETCPHCGERHKKQNTGAARASEAALAVGGAWIRPRFTDDAARVALFLERGQKLTDFNDLHAVETLPTVEAQVSQRLRDLGWSPRERAEHPTTGGGDAALRPIDSLDELLERYALVYGQGGAVFDAQEHCLLPLSDMRDACLTRDLHRDWSESPERRIVRKREVGFDPTETDATITCNLWGGWPTRPRRGNCDMLLELLQHMCSNDPHATTLFDWVLRWLAYPLQHPGAKMKTTLVVHGPQGAGKNMFFEAVMAIYGEYGRMITQEAVEDKFNDWASRKLFLIADEVVARSDLYHVKNKLKNFITGDWIRINPKHMGAYEERNHVNIIFLSNEIMPVVLEEDDRRHAVIWTPAKLDQQFYADVLDEMRNGGIEALHDHLLNIELGDFTNGTLPPESRARSDLIAASRDSTSEFYLELRAGNIGGIPFVPGLSQDVYDVYRTWCNRTGARPAPMKRLRDTLRLRHSIEEARKRYIVGGTRVMGPHLIWLLSDKDRDAFATEQAWLGQCVDRFRSAARDYREQSSD; this is translated from the coding sequence GTGAGCTGGGAGAACTATGACGCGGTCCTCGACCAGCTGCGCGGCGCGGGGCTGATCGTTTCCGAGCTCGGCATCGGTCGCATGGTCCGGTGCCAGGTCGAGGGGGAGGGCCGAGAGAAGAAGGGCTGGTACATCCTCCACGAGCTGCACGGTGGTGCCGGCGAGACGATGCTCGTTGGCAGCTGCGGTGTCTGGCGCGGCGACGACAACGGGGCCCAACGGATCGCGCCGAAGGGCAAGCCGATGAGCCCGGAGCAGCGGGCCGCCCTGAAGGAGCAGCAGCGACAGGACTCCCGGCGTATCGAAGCGGCGCGCGCCCGGGAAGCGAAGGAGGCAGCCGACCGGGCGCGGCGGGTGTGGGCGCGGCAGTCCAGCGAGGGCGATCACCCGTACCTGCGGAAGAAGCAGATCAGTCCGGAGGGCGTGAAGTTCACCGACTCGGGGTCGATGCTGGTGCCGGTGCACGAGGTCGGCGGCAGGGTCGTCGGCCTGCAGGTGTACCGCCTGCCGGACGCGGCGGAGCAGCGCGGCCGGCCGGAAAAGGATTTCTGGCCGCGCGGCCTGGCGATGAAGGGGAACATGTGCCTGCTCGGTGCCCCGGACTGGATCATCCTGGTCGTCGAGGGGTACGCCACCGCGCGTTCGCTGCGGGTGGCCACCGGCCTGCCGGTGGCGGTGGCGTTCAACGCCGGCAACCTCATGCCGGTCGCGAAGGCGCTGCGGCGCCGGTACAAGCGCGCCCGCATCCTGGTGTGCGCTGACGACGACCAGTTCGCGAAGTGCCACTCGTGCAAGGGGCGCGTGGATCTGGCGGCCCATCCCGAGACGTGCCCGCACTGCGGAGAGCGGCACAAGAAGCAGAACACCGGCGCGGCTCGTGCGAGCGAGGCAGCGCTCGCCGTCGGCGGCGCGTGGATTCGGCCCCGCTTCACCGACGACGCCGCACGCGTTGCCCTGTTCCTGGAGCGCGGACAGAAGCTGACCGACTTCAACGACCTCCACGCCGTCGAGACCCTGCCCACGGTAGAGGCTCAGGTGTCTCAGCGCTTGCGGGATCTCGGATGGTCGCCTCGCGAACGCGCGGAACATCCCACCACGGGGGGCGGGGATGCGGCGCTGCGGCCGATTGATTCGCTCGACGAGCTGCTGGAGCGCTACGCGCTGGTGTACGGGCAGGGTGGCGCCGTGTTCGACGCACAGGAGCACTGCCTGCTGCCGCTCTCGGATATGCGTGACGCCTGCCTGACGCGCGACCTGCACCGCGACTGGTCGGAATCGCCGGAGCGGCGCATCGTGCGCAAGCGCGAGGTCGGATTCGATCCGACCGAGACGGATGCGACGATCACCTGCAACCTGTGGGGCGGCTGGCCCACGCGTCCGCGCCGCGGCAATTGCGACATGCTGCTGGAGCTGCTGCAGCACATGTGCAGCAACGACCCGCACGCCACCACCCTGTTCGACTGGGTGCTGCGGTGGCTGGCGTACCCGCTGCAGCATCCCGGCGCCAAGATGAAGACCACGCTCGTCGTTCACGGTCCGCAGGGCGCCGGCAAGAACATGTTCTTCGAGGCGGTCATGGCGATCTACGGCGAGTACGGCCGGATGATCACCCAGGAGGCCGTCGAGGATAAGTTCAACGACTGGGCGTCCCGCAAGCTGTTCCTGATCGCGGACGAGGTCGTCGCGCGGTCCGACCTGTACCACGTCAAGAACAAGCTGAAGAACTTCATCACCGGGGACTGGATTCGGATCAACCCGAAGCACATGGGGGCGTACGAGGAACGCAACCACGTCAACATCATCTTCCTGAGCAACGAGATCATGCCGGTGGTGCTGGAAGAGGACGACCGGCGGCACGCGGTGATCTGGACGCCGGCGAAGCTCGATCAGCAGTTCTACGCCGACGTGCTCGACGAGATGCGCAACGGCGGCATCGAAGCCCTGCACGACCACCTGCTGAACATCGAGCTGGGCGACTTCACCAACGGCACGCTGCCGCCGGAAAGCCGCGCGCGATCCGACCTCATCGCCGCATCGCGCGACTCCACCAGCGAGTTCTATCTCGAGCTGCGGGCGGGCAACATCGGCGGCATCCCGTTCGTGCCGGGCCTCTCGCAGGACGTGTACGACGTGTACCGCACCTGGTGCAACCGCACGGGCGCTCGGCCGGCGCCGATGAAGCGGCTGCGCGACACCCTGCGACTCCGGCACAGCATCGAGGAAGCGCGCAAGCGCTACATTGTCGGCGGCACCCGGGTCATGGGCCCGCACCTGATCTGGCTGCTCAGCGACAAGGATCGCGACGCGTTCGCGACCGAGCAGGCGTGGCTCGGCCAGTGCGTCGACCGCTTCCGATCCGCCGCTCGCGACTACCGGGAGCAGTCCAGTGACTAG
- a CDS encoding phage terminase large subunit family protein: protein MPDDLRMAEGLGFADGYSTLLSAVAGNCAPRKKLTLSQWSDAHRWLSGKASSAKGRWRTSRTPYLREIMDCLSESSPVSRVVMMKSAQVGGTEVGLNWIGYAMHHAPCPMLVVVPTIEVRERWSIQRLNPLLTETDVLADLVRDRRRDGKNRQDIKDFPGDGLLVLGGANSAASLASMPIKWVLSDEVDRFPWELPKEGDTIGLIDQRTQNFRRRKHLLVSTPTVKDASRIEDEYNESDQRHYYMPCPHCGEGITFEWGNLDWQVDPDHPIYMCVECGGVIEEHHKEAMLAAGEWVPKHPERSHLVRGYHINGLYAPPGLGYTWGELVRQFKSAQNDPPKLQRFINTALGETWEDRSRDVQPRELQNRAEPYGLREIPGGCLIITAGVDTQDDRLAVQLVGWGRGERCWALDWLEYPHSPGDPATWRWLAEYLNRPLENAWGKRMYVEATAVDSGGHYTHEVYGWVRSEPARRVIAIKGANTPNRPILAGRPSHVDVNHAGKVIKGGVALWQVGSDTAKHTLLNRLMADKEAAPADRMIHFSDQLPEDYYVQMLGKVFDADRNKWVQRRGRRAEGMDTWSYACAASHHPALRVHALRERDWRALEKQLQPGTKPDPEAEQAAAPQPAPPPETVTPKRKGRRNDGFNKWRV, encoded by the coding sequence ATGCCTGACGACCTGCGCATGGCGGAGGGGCTGGGATTCGCGGACGGTTACAGCACGCTGCTGTCCGCGGTAGCCGGCAACTGCGCGCCGCGGAAGAAACTCACCCTCAGCCAGTGGTCGGATGCGCACCGCTGGCTGTCCGGCAAGGCGTCCAGCGCGAAGGGCCGCTGGCGCACCAGCCGCACGCCGTACCTGCGCGAGATCATGGACTGCCTCAGCGAGTCCAGCCCGGTGTCGCGCGTGGTCATGATGAAATCGGCGCAGGTGGGCGGGACCGAGGTCGGGCTCAACTGGATCGGCTACGCGATGCACCACGCGCCCTGCCCGATGCTGGTGGTGGTGCCCACCATCGAAGTGCGCGAGCGCTGGAGCATCCAGCGCCTCAACCCGTTGCTGACCGAGACCGACGTGCTCGCGGACCTGGTGCGCGACCGGCGCCGGGACGGCAAGAACCGGCAGGACATCAAGGATTTTCCGGGCGACGGCCTGCTGGTGCTCGGCGGCGCCAACAGTGCCGCATCGCTGGCATCCATGCCCATCAAGTGGGTGCTGTCCGACGAGGTCGACCGCTTCCCGTGGGAGCTGCCGAAGGAGGGCGACACCATCGGCCTCATCGACCAGCGCACGCAGAACTTTCGCCGGCGAAAGCATCTGCTCGTCAGCACCCCGACGGTGAAGGACGCCAGCCGCATAGAGGACGAGTACAACGAGAGCGACCAGCGGCACTACTACATGCCGTGCCCGCACTGCGGCGAGGGCATCACATTCGAGTGGGGAAATCTCGATTGGCAGGTAGACCCGGACCACCCGATCTACATGTGCGTCGAGTGCGGTGGCGTCATCGAAGAACACCACAAGGAAGCGATGCTCGCCGCGGGCGAGTGGGTGCCGAAGCACCCGGAGCGCTCGCACCTGGTTCGTGGCTACCACATCAACGGCCTCTACGCGCCGCCGGGCCTGGGCTACACCTGGGGCGAGCTGGTGCGCCAGTTCAAGAGCGCGCAGAACGACCCGCCGAAGCTGCAGCGCTTCATCAACACCGCGCTGGGCGAAACGTGGGAAGACCGCTCGCGCGACGTGCAGCCACGCGAGCTGCAGAACCGCGCCGAGCCCTATGGCCTGCGCGAGATCCCGGGCGGCTGCCTGATCATCACCGCCGGGGTGGACACGCAGGACGACCGCCTGGCCGTCCAGCTCGTCGGCTGGGGTAGGGGAGAGCGCTGCTGGGCGCTGGACTGGCTGGAATACCCGCACTCACCCGGTGACCCGGCCACGTGGCGCTGGCTGGCGGAATACCTGAACCGCCCGCTGGAGAACGCCTGGGGCAAGCGCATGTACGTCGAGGCCACCGCCGTGGACTCCGGCGGTCACTACACGCACGAAGTCTACGGCTGGGTGCGCAGCGAACCGGCCCGCCGCGTCATCGCCATCAAGGGCGCCAACACCCCGAACCGCCCGATCCTCGCCGGCCGGCCCTCGCATGTGGATGTGAACCACGCCGGCAAGGTCATCAAGGGCGGCGTGGCGCTGTGGCAGGTGGGCTCGGACACCGCCAAGCACACGCTGCTGAACCGGCTCATGGCCGACAAGGAAGCGGCTCCGGCCGACCGCATGATCCATTTCAGCGACCAGCTGCCCGAGGACTACTACGTCCAGATGCTCGGCAAGGTGTTCGACGCCGACCGCAACAAGTGGGTGCAGCGCCGCGGCCGGCGCGCGGAAGGCATGGACACCTGGTCCTACGCCTGCGCCGCCTCCCACCACCCCGCGCTGCGCGTGCACGCCCTGCGCGAGCGCGACTGGCGCGCGCTGGAGAAGCAGCTGCAGCCCGGCACGAAACCCGATCCCGAGGCGGAGCAGGCAGCCGCCCCGCAACCCGCACCGCCCCCCGAAACCGTCACGCCCAAGCGCAAGGGTCGCCGCAATGACGGGTTCAACAAATGGAGAGTGTGA
- a CDS encoding lytic transglycosylase domain-containing protein: MTAPRHQNPENAWRPPPMPVDPLECTRSGPSGARAVLLHIAILAGLVLMLLAIGMATCAASGPPRAALEYRADLTREARAAWGMQAPVAVMAAQIHQESAWRPDAQSPYADGLAQFVPATAEWVAERWPALGGAAPFNAQWAIRAMARYDRWLFDRYGAPAATLCDQWAFTLAAYNGGQGWTMRDRAHCRAQPACPGCDPERWWGHVADHPDPRRAEWAVDENRGYPRRILLVLQSRYASWGGGVSCPAR; encoded by the coding sequence GTGACCGCCCCACGCCACCAGAATCCGGAGAACGCCTGGCGCCCGCCGCCGATGCCGGTCGACCCGCTGGAATGCACGCGCAGCGGCCCTTCCGGGGCGCGTGCGGTGTTGCTGCATATCGCCATCCTCGCCGGGCTCGTCCTCATGTTGCTGGCGATTGGCATGGCGACGTGCGCGGCGTCCGGTCCACCCCGCGCCGCCCTCGAATACCGCGCCGACCTCACCCGCGAGGCGCGCGCCGCGTGGGGCATGCAGGCGCCGGTGGCGGTCATGGCGGCGCAGATCCATCAGGAGTCGGCCTGGCGGCCGGACGCGCAGTCGCCCTACGCCGACGGTCTGGCGCAGTTCGTGCCCGCCACCGCCGAGTGGGTCGCCGAGCGCTGGCCGGCGCTCGGCGGTGCCGCGCCATTCAACGCGCAGTGGGCCATCCGCGCCATGGCACGCTATGACCGCTGGCTGTTCGACCGCTACGGCGCGCCGGCGGCCACGCTGTGTGATCAATGGGCGTTCACGCTCGCCGCCTACAACGGCGGGCAGGGCTGGACGATGCGCGACCGCGCGCACTGCCGCGCGCAGCCGGCATGCCCGGGCTGCGATCCCGAGCGCTGGTGGGGGCACGTGGCCGACCACCCGGACCCGCGCCGCGCAGAGTGGGCGGTCGATGAGAACCGCGGCTACCCGCGCCGCATCCTGCTCGTGCTGCAGTCCCGCTATGCATCGTGGGGTGGGGGCGTGTCGTGCCCGGCGCGCTGA
- a CDS encoding putative holin has product MPIKPPRLWPLVLISLGLLAAVAVVAPGNLPVVVYKLALVSVAGCAGYWLDRALFPHARPHMLLPPRTGSVDVQRDYTAVSVGDRRVEYGGALLGAAAMIRRAIVVAAAMIGVTMGL; this is encoded by the coding sequence ATGCCCATCAAGCCGCCCCGTCTCTGGCCGCTCGTCCTCATATCCCTCGGCCTGCTGGCCGCGGTGGCCGTGGTGGCGCCCGGCAATCTGCCGGTCGTGGTCTACAAGCTGGCGCTGGTGAGCGTTGCCGGGTGCGCGGGCTACTGGCTGGACCGCGCGCTGTTTCCGCATGCGCGGCCGCACATGCTGTTGCCGCCACGCACCGGGTCGGTGGACGTGCAGCGCGACTACACGGCGGTGTCGGTTGGGGACCGCCGCGTCGAGTACGGGGGGGCGCTGCTCGGCGCCGCGGCGATGATCCGCCGCGCCATTGTCGTGGCGGCGGCCATGATCGGCGTGACGATGGGGTTGTGA